From one Esox lucius isolate fEsoLuc1 chromosome 11, fEsoLuc1.pri, whole genome shotgun sequence genomic stretch:
- the casc3 gene encoding protein CASC3 isoform X2, with amino-acid sequence MADRRRRRRRASQDSDEDDESVSGSDSEKSLSTTIKPRGGDPEPIESPAVRVVPKIDAESECESEDGVGEAVISDYESEDPDKNCSHSEGGDDEEEEDEVQTPAAEAKPSPVLDTDTLAADELHEGVEEDEGQEGKKEERVSKEVKCEDKDNLAGERQSGDGQESTDDPENKGTKPGLKLDDDQDRNNPAYIPRKGMFFEHDVRGSTQEEERPKGRNRKLWKDEGRWEHDRFREEEQAPKSRDELIAIYGYDIRNGGDRSYRQRKPRHSTSPVRDKRWRDGDRERPVRGSWQQGGNPNSRAPPASSPQQSGTSPLNAPNTQRNPTSTTRPSPQPPPRGFQGNRPPQAQHRVDRNQESQRPGPKAEPTHIRSSPSVDGERTPRGRGGWGSHTERSPSVVVEDVRSEEDDEQSAATATASQSAYHHNHGGKGDRERESDTPRRQEQHRGGSSPAADSTATRDASPPPERPVEKKSYSLARRTRTRPTDLGKQASLEESAPGVSPSTLKSEPWQGPGPRQGEGDPGSGSQGTGLTGLDQNLARLSLAGQNWAQNQPSYLRAEMSAFTSTKAAFSIRVCRLDIHYICQVSLLLTVLDEGFFGTVKVFLSTQKALNRIHIWRRRLRCPDMGNNV; translated from the exons ATGGCGGACCGGCGGCGGCGAAGGAGGCGCGCGTCCCAGGACAGCGATGAGGACGATGAATCTGTGTCGGGATCGGATAGCGAAAAGTCCCTTTCAACAACGATAAAGCCCCGTGGAGGGGATCCTGAACCTATTGAGTCACCTGCTGTCCGTGTGGTTCCAAAAATCGACGCTGAATCTGAATGT GAAAGTGAAGATGGCGTGGGAGAAG CTGTCATTTCAGACTATGAAAGTGAAGATCCTGACAAAAATTGCTCCCATTCAGAG ggtGGCGATGACGAAGAAGAAGAGGATGAAGTCCAAACGCCAGCCGCTGAGGCCAAGCCCAGCCCTGTCTTGGATACTGACACCCTAGCTGCGGACGAGCTGCACGAAGGAgtggaggaagatgaggggCAGGAAGGGAAGAAGGAGGAACGTGTGAGTAAAGAAGTAAAGTGTGAAGATAAAGACAACCTGGCAGGGGAACGGCAAAGCGGGGACGGCCAG GAAAGCACAGATGACCCGGAGAATAAAGGGACTAAACCAGGCCTCAAATTGGATGATGATCAGGATCGGAATAACCCTGCCTACATCCCTCGTAAGGGAATGTTCTTTGAGCATGATGTCAGGGGTAGCACACAGGAGGAGGAGCG GCCTAAGGGCCGTAACCGAAAGCTGTGGAAGGATGAGGGCCGCTGGGAGCACGACCGGTtcagggaggaggagcaggCACCCAAGTCACGGGACGAGCTGATTGCCATCTATGGCTATGACATCCGCAATGGGGGTGACCGCTCCTACAGACAGCGCAAGCCCAG ACACAGCACCTCCCCGGTCCGGGACAAGCGCTGGCGTGacggagacagggagaggccAGTCCGTGGCTCCTGGCAGCAGGGGGGGAACCCCAACAGCCGTGCGCCCCCAGCCTCATCCCCGCAGCAGTCTGGCACTTCCCCCTTGAACGCCCCCAACACCCAGCgcaaccccacctccaccacccGGCCCTCCCCACAACCCCCACCCCGTGGCTTCCAGGGCAACAGGCCCCCCCAGGCCCAGCACAGGGTCGACAGGAACCAGGAGTCCCAGCGACCGGGCCCCAAGGCCGAGCCCACCCATATCCGGAGCTCGCCCTCCGTGGACGGGGAGCGGACCCCCAGGGGCAGGGGGGGCTGGGGGTCTCACACGGAGCGCAGCCCCTCGGTAGTGGTGGAGGACGTTCGCAGCGAGGAGGATGATGAGCAGAGTGCCGCCACGGCAACGGCGTCACAATCCGCCTACCACCACAACCACGGCGGCAAGGGGGAccgggagagggagagtgacacCCCCCGACGACAAGAGCAGCACAGGGGTGGGTCTTCCCCCGCGGCGGACAGCACGGCCACGCGTGACGCCTCCCCGCCCCCCGAGCGGCCCGTGGAAAAGAAGTCATACTCCCTGGCCCGGAGGACTCGTACCCGGCCCACAGATTTGGGGAAGCAGGCCTCCCTGGAGGAGTCTGCCCCCGGTGTCTCTCCCTCGACTCTGAAGAGTGAGCCGTGGCAGGGCCCTGGGCCGAGGCAGGGTGAGGGCGATCCGGGAAGCGGTAGCCAGGGAACCGGACTCACTgggctggaccagaacctggcCAGGCTCAGCCTGGCCGGGCAGAACTGGGCCCAGAATCAACCCTCATACCTACGTGCTGAGATGAGCG cctttacatctacaaaagctgcattttcaataagggtgtgtagacttgaTATCCACTACATCTGCCAGGTAAGCCTGCTTTTAACCGTTTTAGATGAGGGGTTTTTTGGCACGGTCAAAGTATTTCTGTCAACCCAGAAGGCATTAAACAGGATACATATTTGGAGACGACGCTTGCGCTGCCCAGACATGGGCAATAATGTTTGA